In Drosophila pseudoobscura strain MV-25-SWS-2005 chromosome 4, UCI_Dpse_MV25, whole genome shotgun sequence, the following proteins share a genomic window:
- the tim gene encoding protein timeless isoform X3, giving the protein MDWLLTAPQLHSAFASLGSLEGDTYVVSPNALSILEEINHKLTYEDQTLRTFRRAICFGQNVRSDLIPLLENAKDDAVLESVIRILVNLTVPVECLFSVDVMYRTDVGRHTIFELNKLLYTSKEAFTEAKSTKSVVEYMKHILESDPKLSPQKCDQINNCLLLLRNILHIPETHGICVMPMMQSNNLHGITMQNTILWNLFIQSIDKLLIYLMTCPQRSFWGVTMVQLIALIYKDQHVSTLQKLLDLWFEASLSESSEDNESNTTPPKQGSGESSPMLTSDPTGSDSSDNGSQGRGMSISMSLNMSMSMSMNVSMSSLCGKKETPEERQLALWEGTEATLQEVSRKGQEYQDAIDAKERMGSAGIDDDEDYEDSDFIHLQLHQAMQAEEEDEECDNEVAAASSEPLNLKTQPADNVNDTTTTTSLSSSIMPFRSPLPVGSRPSYSHAPPQHQSYAAYVAAIKLSQKSPHAGKLQLTKGKCCPQKRECSSTQSELSDCGYATQVENQESVSTSSNDDDMPQGKPLHQKPPCNTKLRNKQRPILPPLDKKELRRKKLVKRSKSSLINMKGLVQHIPTDDDIANLLKEFTVDFLLKGYNYLVEDLHAQLLTNTLPIDTSHFFWLVTYFLKFAAQLELDMEHIDTILTYDVLSYLTYEGVMQCEQLEQCARQRDSDLKPHLRRMHLLVTAIREFLQAIEAYNKVSHLSDDDRDHLRQLHIQIADTSDLHCLFVLLLRRFNPTIYSKQYLQDLIVTNHILLLILDNRPQLDGKKTENLTQHVAQFATLEVMHYYGILLEDFTSNGEFVNDCIFTMMHHVGGDLEQIGVLFQPIILKTYSRIWEMEFTLCDDWSDLIEYVINKFMNTPPKTPMTIPTTSLTAMTKEHNLEHAKCSWNADEMDTLYWYFVQSRSTNDVVGKIVRLFSNNGNKEKSRISIIQQLLQQDIITLLEYDDLMRYEDAEYQRTLLNTPTSVTTESGIEMKDGGFGRPSGDIQILLDLIIKDQKGQHLEWVQKVLLECCYIKLNLKSGRQMPHIMEPVAYHYILLHKSIPVVQWNNEQSAAMMYQPFVLLLHKLGIQLPVDAGSIFARIPDYWSAAQMYGMAKKLGPVNKREFQSHRSHVPPPSKTSYILLKCC; this is encoded by the exons ATGGATTGGTTACTAACGGCGCCACAGTTGCACAGCGCATTCGCTTCGCTGGGTTCCCTGGAGGGTGACACCTACGTTGTCAGTCCGAATGCATTGT CCATTCTAGAGGAGATCAACCACAAGCTCACGTATGAGGACCAAACGCTGCGCACCTTTCGCCGGGCCATCTGTTTTGGCCAGAATGTACGATCCGATCTGATACCATTGCTGGAGAATGCCAAGGATGATGCGGTGCTGGAGTCGGTTATCCGGATACTGGTTAATCTCACAGTGCCGGTGGAGTGTCTGTTCTCCGTGGATGTGATGTACCGCACCGATGTGGGTCGTCACACCATCTTCGAGCTGAACAAGCTGCTGTACACCAGCAAGGAGGCATTCACCGAGGCGAAGAGCACCAAGAGCGTGGTGGAGTACATGAAGCACATCCTAGAGTCTGATCCCAAGCTGTCGCCGCAGAAGTGTGACCAGATCAACaactgtctgctgctgctgcgcaacATCCTTCACATACCGGAAACGCACGGGATTTGTGTGATGCCGATGATGCAGTCCAACAATCTGCATGGCATCACCATGCAGAACACCATTCTCTGGAATCTGTTCATCCAGAGCATCGACAAGCTGCTCATCTACCTGATGACCTGTCCGCAGCGCTCCTTCTGGGGCGTCACCATGGTGCAGTTGATCGCGCTGATCTACAAGGACCAGCACGTGAGCACTCTGCAGAAGCTGCTCGATCTCTGGTTCGAGGCATCGCTTTCGGAGAGCTCCGAGGACAATGAGAGCAACACGACACCCCCGAAGCAGGGCAGCGGCGAGTCCAGTCCCATGCTGACCTCGGATCCCACTGGATCGGATTCCTCGGACAATGGCAGCCAGGGACGCGGTATGAGCATCAGCATGAGCCTGAACATGAGCATGAGCATGAGCATGAACGTCAGCATGAGCAGTCTCTGTGGCAAGAAGGAGACCCCCGAAGAGCGGCAGCTGGCCTTATGGGAGGGCACCGAAGCCACTCTCCAGGAGGTGAGCCGCAAGGGTCAGGAGTATCAGGATGCTATCGATGCGAAAGAGCGCATGGGATCTGCTGGGATTGACGATGATGAGGATTATGAGGACTCCGATTTTATACATCTGCAACTCCACCAAGCCATgcaggccgaggaggaggacgaggagtgTGACAACGAGGTGGCGGCCGCGTCCTCGGAACCCTTGAATCTTAAAACACAACCAGCTGACAATGTCAACGACACTACCACAACCACGAGTCTATCCAGCAGTATCATGCCGTTCAGGTCACCCCTGCCCGTCGGCAGTCGGCCATCTTACTCGCATGCCCCGCCGCAGCACCAGAGCTATGCGGCCTATGTGGCAGCCATCAAGCTGAGCCAGAAGTCCCCACATGCCGGCAAACTGCAGCTGACGAAAGGCAAATGCTGTCCCCAGAAACGAGAATGTTCCTCGACGCAGTCGGAGCTCTCGGACTGCGGCTATGCCACGCAGGTGGAGAACCAGGAGTCTGTATCCACCTCCAGCAACGATGATGACATGCCGCAGGGCAAGCCGTTGCACCAGAAACCGCCATGCAACACAAAGCTCAGGAATAAGCAGCGTCCAATTCTGCCGCCCCTGGACAAGAAGGAGCTGCGGCGCAAGAAGCTAGTGAAGCGCAGTAAGAGTAGTCT CATCAACATGAAGGGCCTCGTGCAGCATATACCCACGGACGATGATATTGCCAATCTACTCAAGGAGTTCACCGTCGACTTTCTCCTCAAGGGCTACAATTATTTGGTGGAAGACCTGCATGCCCAGTTGCTCACAAATACA CTACCCATTGACACGTCGCACTTTTTCTGGCTGGTCACGTACTTCCTGAAGTTTGCAGCACAACTGGAGCTGGACATGGAGCACATTGACACGATACTCACCTACGATGTCCTCAGTTACCTCACCTACGAGGGTGTCATGCAGTGCGAGCAATTGGAGCAGTGTGCAAGGCAACGGGACAGTGACCTGAAGCCCCATCTCCGACGCATGCATCTCCTGGTGACGGCCATCAGGGAGTTCCTTCAGGCCATCGAGGCATACAATAAGGTTTCGCACCTCTCGGACGATGATCGCGATCATCTGCGGCAATTGCACATACAAATAGCGGACACGTCCGATCTGCATTGTctgtttgtgctgctgctgcgacgcTTCAACCCCACCATCTATTCGAAGCAGTATCTGCAGGATCTGATCGTGACCAATCACATACTCCTACTCATTCTGGACAATCGACCACAGCTGGATGGCAAAAAGACCGAAAATCTAACACAGCACGTTGCACA ATTCGCCACTTTGGAGGTAATGCATTACTATGGCATCCTACTGGAGGACTTTACCAGCAATGGAGAGTTTGTCAACGATTGCATCTTTACCATGATGCATCATGTAGGTGGAGATCTGGAACAGATTGGTGTCTTATTTCAACCGATCATTCTGAAGACATATTCACGCATTTGGGAGATGGAATTCACTTTGTGTGAT GACTGGTCTGATCTTATCGAATATGTCATCAACAAGTTTATGAACACACCACCCAAAACACCCATGACTATACCCACAACATCCCTGACAGCCATGACCAAAGAGCATAATCTGGAGCATGCCAAATG CTCTTGGAATGCCGATGAGATGGATACACTATACTGGTATTTTGTACAGAGCAGGAGCACCAACGATGTGGTCGGCAAAATTGTCCGACTCTTCAGCAACAATGGCAATAAAGAAAAATCTCGCATTTCAATcatccagcagctgctgcaacag GATATCATAACCCTTCTGGAGTACGATGACCTGATGAGGTACGAGGATGCTGAATATCAGAGAACGCTGTTGAACACCCCTACATCGGTGACCACCGAATCGGGAATTGAGATGAAGGATGGTGGCTTTGGCAGGCCATCAGGTGATATACAG ATTCTTCTGGATCTAATCATCAAAGATCAAAAGGGCCAGCACTTGGAATGGGTGCAAAAGGTGCTCTTAGAATGCTGTTACATCAAATTGAACCTCAAGTCAGGCAGACAGATGCCACACATTATGGAACCAGTGGCCTATCACTACATCCTCCTGCACAAGTCCATCCCGGTGGTGCAGTGGAACAACGAGCAGTCGGCCGCGATGATGTATCAGCCATTCGTTCTGCTCCTGCATAAGCTGGGCATCCAGCTGCCAGTAGATGCGGGCTCGATCTTTGCTCGGATACCAGACTACTGGTCCGCGGCGCAGATGTACGGGATGGCCAAGAAGCTGGGACCCGTGAATAAACGTGAGTTTCAGTCCCACAGATCCCACGTCCCGCCTCCATCCAAAACGTCCTACATTTTACTCAAATGTTGTTGA